The following are encoded together in the Ovis aries strain OAR_USU_Benz2616 breed Rambouillet chromosome X, ARS-UI_Ramb_v3.0, whole genome shotgun sequence genome:
- the LOC114111684 gene encoding protein FAM209-like, which produces MRSLIWLFFWSTFISFVFAYMFYVLRDEAKEPPWMVPTGRHFRIRQSQPEHAPGWFGSNSHWLLIFLMFLVILKFPAGDDESNVCTPPGRQGCSSGPPGRKKIKASPYKDCMCGALTQVKTKLVNLVSRMRNLKLIAATGDRRQCPNIEVLGDAQSNITVYELWDTGDPDGVDFHIKEEE; this is translated from the coding sequence ATGCGGTCGCTAATATGGTTATTTTTTTGGTCTACGTTTATCTCGTTTGTCTTTGCCTATATGTTTTATGTCCTGAGAGATGAAGCCAAAGAACCCCCATGGATGGTGCCCACCGGAAGGCACTTCCGAATTCGGCAGAGTCAACCAGAGCATGCCCCAGGCTGGTTTGGGAGCAATTCGCACTGGCTGTTAATCTTCCTCATGTTTTTGGTGATCCTGAAGTTTCCTGCAGGCGATGACGAAAGTAACGTGTGCACTCCTCCTGGCCGTCAGGGCTGTTCATCTGGCCCTCcaggaagaaagaagataaaagcTTCCCCCTACAAAGACTGTATGTGCGGTGCCTTAACCCAGGTCAAGACGAAACTTGTGAACCTTGTGTCCAGGATGCGGAATCTGAAACTCATCGCGGCAACCGGTGATAGACGCCAGTGTCCCAATATCGAGGTTCTTGGTGACGCACAGAGTAACATTACAGTATATGAGTTATGGGACACCGGAGACCCCGATGGAGTGGATTTTCACATCAAGGAAGAAGAGTAG